One segment of Sander vitreus isolate 19-12246 chromosome 20, sanVit1, whole genome shotgun sequence DNA contains the following:
- the slirp gene encoding SRA stem-loop-interacting RNA-binding protein, mitochondrial codes for MAASAKKVFEVFVSKIPWTIANREMREYFGQFGTVKKCLLPFDKETGFHRGYCWVRFSTEEGLNNALQKDPHMLEGAKLQVQRNKRPFAGQWSNKEQ; via the exons ATGGCAGCCTCCGCCAAGAAAGTTTTCGAGGTCTTCGTCTCTAAAATACCATGGACTATAGCCAACA GGGAGATGAGGGAGTATTTTGGACAGTTTGGCACAGTGAAGAAGTGTCTTCTTCCATTT GATAAAGAAACGGGCTTCCACAGAGGCTACTGCTGGGTCAGATTCTCAACAGAGGAAGGACTGAACAATGCACTTCAGAAAGACCCACACATGCTAGAGGGAGCAAAG CTCCAGGTTCAGAGGAACAAACGTCCATTTGCAGGGCAGTGGTCAAACAAAGAACAGTGA